Sequence from the Hemibagrus wyckioides isolate EC202008001 linkage group LG28, SWU_Hwy_1.0, whole genome shotgun sequence genome:
TCAGTTAATTCCTTTGTAAGACTTTCACTAATGTTAATCATTGTTGCAGAATCACAATAACAAAGGACACCAAGGTGCCGAATGCGTGTTTGTTCACGCTGAATAAAGAAGACCACACGCTGGGAAACATCATCAGATCGTAAGGATATCAATATTCTCATCATAGCTTTGCTCTGATCTGTTTATCTCTTAGTGTCCATCCTTTGAACTTTAAACCCCCAAATCTGTCTCTAATAACAGACAGCTGCTGAAGGACCCTCAGGTGTTGTTTGCTGGCTACAAAGTTCCCCATccactggagcacaaggttgtCATTCGGGTCCAGACGACACCAGACTACAGTCCTCAAGAAGCCTTTACAAATGCTATCACTGATCTGATCAGCGAACTGTCCCTGCTGGAGGAGAGGTTCAGGGTGAATGTTGATACAGTATaaactttttggggttttttccccccattgtAAGGAATGACACATGATGGGGCATGTTGTTGTAGGTGAACAGTCACTAAATGGGGTGGTGGGGTGCATCCTGGTAGAACCCTGA
This genomic interval carries:
- the polr2j gene encoding DNA-directed RNA polymerase II subunit RPB11-a; this translates as MNAPPAFESFLLFEGEKKITITKDTKVPNACLFTLNKEDHTLGNIIRSQLLKDPQVLFAGYKVPHPLEHKVVIRVQTTPDYSPQEAFTNAITDLISELSLLEERFRVAIKDKQEGIE